ATGGTAAAAATACTGTTCATCACATCTTTGATCAATAATGAGTAACCAAAACTCAGCAAGGCATTAAATCTATCCTTGGGAGGGCGACGATTTCTGGTGGCAAAATGCAACTCTGAGGGAACATTTTTAGTAATAATTTGGGGTAAAGCACCAAAATATAGAGCCGCGAGATTTCCTTCGATGCCTAACAAAGAAGATAAAGAGTCAACCTTTGGCACTTGTCTTAATACTTTTTTCATCTGGGTAATGGCATAATCTAATTCTTCACATTTACTAACAAGATTTCTTTTTCCCCTCATCAATAGTTTTCGTTGCCCTTCTCCCCGACAATTAACCAATTTTTTGGCTAATTCCAAGCAAAACTCAGGTTTGGTTAAGGCTTGATACTGATTAATTCTTCTTTGAATACTGCCATTTCTGGTATCCACGCTCCCGATATATCTTCCTCCCCCCGAGATAAAGTGAATACCAACTTGTTTATAAGTCAAAAAGTGTACTGCTTGGGTAGAAATTTGAGAGAAACTGTGTAATACCACTTGCCCCACTTGTTGGATGGATACCTTTTCATCAGGTTCATTACGACGAGTGATTTTTAGTTGTTCTCCTGTTCTACCAATTCTTGTACCAGGTTCTAAAATATGGATAATATCTCGTTCGTCGTCTTGGGGAAATAAACGTATTGGTTGCCATTCTTTGTTATGGGCGAGTCTAGCTTCTTCGGGTAAACATACAGGGGCAAGGGAACATCGAGAGCATAAATACTCATTATTAGTAACGGGAGGGCGATGGACAGACTTTCTTAATTCTCTGGCTTGTTGAATGGTATCTTTTACCCACTGCCTTGCGTCATCATCCACGGGGATATGAATTAGAACATTATCGGCATGATAAAGAATCCGTCCTTCTTTGACTACAACCCCGAGACTAGCTTCTATCAAGCAACAATAGGCAAGTATTTGTAATTTATCACTCTCCCATGGTTGAGGTTGTTTTTCTTTGTCACGATAACATTTCCCCCGTTTATGCTCATAGGGTATGATTTCACCATGAAAAGTTTTCAGGGCATCAACCCTTCCTCTCAATCCTAAATATTCATCTTCTAGGTATAAATCTTGCCATTCTCCCTCTTCTTTTTCTTCTAATTCTTCATGTAATCTTCTTCCTGCAAATACGGAGGCATCCTGGGTATAAAGTTCTTCTACTTCCTCGAGATAAAATAAACGAGGACAATAGGCAAAGGCATGGAGGGCGGAAACTCTGAGGGTTGTTTCTTTCTCTTGATAATAATTTAAATCGGTGGCTAACATGGTTTTTCTTAATAGAAATTTGATCGCTACCAAGTTAACAAGCCAACTAGGAAACTAGACTTCCTTCCTCAAAGTTTTTCAATTTTATTTACCTTTAATTTAAGTTATTGAGATGATAATAAAAATTTTCCTAAAGAATTTTAACTAGGAAGAAATTTTTCCTAGTACCTCTTTTATGATGGTGTATATAGTTTGATTAAAAAATAATTTATGTCTCGTCATTTGGAACGGTTATTGGAAATTGACAATTTAATTCGGGGCAGAGAAAGGCAAACTAGCAGCAGTTTAGCTAATGCTTTGGAGGTGTGCGATCGCACCATACGCAATGATTTAGACTTTTTGCGAGATAGATTTTTTGCACCTTTGGAATATTCTAAAAAACAAGGATGGTATTACACCGATGATGATTGGCGATTACCTAGTGTGAGCTTGAGTAAAGGGGAACTATTTGCCCTTACTTTGGGGGCGAGGATGCTCAGTGCTTATGCTGGTTCGGCTTATGAAGAAGAGTTGCGCTCATCCATTCACCAGTTATCAGCAAGATTACCTGACAATACATGGATTGACTTACAACAACTGGCGGATGAAAGGATTGTTTTTCGCTCTGGTGCGCAAATAACTAATTTAGATCCTCAAATTTGGCAATTGTTACTAGAGGCATCTAACACTAAACATTCTATTTGGATGCGTTATTATACCGCCAGTAGGGATCAAGAGTCGGAAAGAATAGTTGACCCTTATTTTCTTCATATATATAGAGCCACTAATCCTTATTTGATAGGTTTTTGTCATAATAGACAGGATTATCGTTGGTTTAGGGTCGATCGTATTAAAGAGATTAATATTTTAGCAGATACTTTTACTATTAATCCTAATTTTAATAAAGAGGAATATTTACAGAAAATATTTCAATATGAAGTAGGTGGAAAAACTTTTCTTGTCAAAATAAAATTTAATGCTCAAACTGCCCCTTTTATTCGGGAGAGAAAATGGCATCATAGCCAAGAAATAGAAGAACATCAAGACGGTTCCCTAACTCTTAGTTTACAATCTTCTGGTTTAAATGATCTCAAACGTTGGATTTTGAGTTATGGTGCAGGTGCGATCGCCCTTGAACCCTTGGAATTAGTGGAGTTGATCAAACAAGAAGTAATGACAATTAAACACAATTATTAACTTTCATGGAGAGAAAATTATGATTTTAATAAATTTAGATAGAATGAGAATTCTAACCTCAGATTTAATGCTCTATAGTCGAAATAGTTTTATATCTTCTGACTATATTTCAGTGTTGGACATGAGCTCGTTTAATTTACAAAAATTAATTTTTGTCCTAACCTCAGATACCGTAAGGTGTTTATTTACTTTTCTTTATCCTAAGTCTGATTTCTTTTATGGAGCTAGTTTAATTTAAGGTGGACTGTGTTATCTTGAAAAAAATAACCCTCTACCATAAATTAAAGCCATAGCCATCAAACGGTAAAGGGAAAATTTCAAACTATTTAATTACAATTTCTATTTTAGTGAAAATGACACCAATTATAAACCTTGTATTTCCTGTGCAAGGAAATCTTTTGTGGGCAGATAATAACTATCGTCTCTATGCCACTTTGTGTCGAATTTGTCCCGAACTTCATAGTTTGCCAGGATTAGCCATTAATAGTATTTCTGGTATTCCCGATTATCAAGGCAAAATAACTCTAACTCCCTATTCTCGATTATATTTGAGATTACCCGTAAATGCGATCGCCCTTATTTATTCATTAGCAGGGCAAACATTAAACATTGACGGTGATAAGATTACCCTCGGTAACCCTGAATTACAAACCATTCAACCCTGTTATTCTCTCAAAGCAAGATTAGTCACCATCAAAGGTTATACCAAACCAATAGAATTTTTACAGGCCTCTAAAAGACAATTACAACAGCTAGAAATTCAAGCAAATATAGGGATTCCAGCGAACAAAAAAGGCGAACCCAAAAGGTTAACCATGAAAATCAATAAATCCCATCGCAGTTATACCATAGTCGGTTTTAGTGTAGTAGTGTCCGACTTATCAGAAGAAGATTCTATCAAACTACAAATTCACGGATTAGGGGGAAAACGCCGTTTAGGATGTGGAGTTTTTTATCCCAATATTAGAGTCAAAAAAGATTATCAAAAGGGGAAAAAAGATGTCGCCAAAACTCTTAGCTAAAAACAAATCTAACAACAAAGAATTAACCCTAGAGCAACACTTACAAGATACCGAAACCGCCTGTTTAGCTATTTTTAGAGGGCGTATTCTTAATAACTGGTGTCGTTTTTTCAAGGTAACAGATAAAAATGTATTTTTGTTACTTTTAAGAATTGCTTGTTTATTCCATGACATAGGTAAAGCTAACCCAGAATTTATACAGCTAGTATTAGGAGGGAAAAAATTTAAGCAAACTTTTCGCCATGAGTGGATTAGTGCGTTTATTCTCCATTGCCCTAATGTGAAGGAATGGTTCAGACAAAGTAATTTAGATTTAGACTTAGAAATTATTACCGCTTCGGTGTTAGGGCATCATTTACAAGCAACCCCTAAACAACAACATAAAATAGATGCTTTTGGGAAGCCGAGGAATATGGTCAAAGAATTACCTTTGTATTTAGATCATCCTCAAGTCACTAATACCCTTGAAAAAATAGCCACCTTAGCAAATCTGAAGGGTTTACCCACACTACCTCAAAAATGGATAGATGGCTCGGCTTTTTGGGATAATATTTACAGCGATATTCAAGATACCGCCGAAGATTTTGAATACGAAATCAGTAAAGATGCCCAGCGTCAAAGTTTACTACTTGCAGTCAAGGCGGGATTAATTGCCAGTGATTCTGTTGCTTCTGGTATTTATCGCACCCAAACATCCTCAGCCATAGAAAAATGGGTTAACCAAACTTTACATACTTACCCTATTACCGTGGAAGAAATTGAAGAAAAAATACTGCAACCCCGTTACCGTCAAATTGAGAAAGACACTGGTAAATCGTTTGAGTTAAAAGATTTTCAAAAGGAAGCCATTAATCTCAATTCTCGACTGCTATTATTAAGTGCCTGTGGTAGTGGTAAAACTATATTTGCGTATAATTGGGCAAAAGGAGTTACTGATAGTTACAAAATAGGTAGAGTTATCTTTCTTTATCCCACCAGAGGCACAGCAACAGAAGGATTTAAAGACTATGTATCATGGGCCCCCGAAACGGAAGCTAGTTTATTAACTGGTACAGCTAATTATGAGTTACGGGGGATGACAGAAAATCCCACAGAGTCAACTAAGGGTAAAGACTTTACAACACAGGAAAGGTTATACGCTTTAGGATTTTGGCAAAAACGCTTTTTTTCAGCTACTGTTGATCAATTTTTGTCATTTCTAACTCATAATTACGGCGCTATCTGTCTATTGCCCATTTTGGCGGATTCTGTGCTAATCATTGATGAAATTCACAGTTTTTCTCGATCAATGTTCGATAATTTTGTTAGTTTTTTGCAACATTTTGATATTCCTGTGTTGTGTATGACTGCCACTCTACCAACATCTCGCCATGAAGAATTAACCAGAATATTAGATAAACATAAATCAGGTTTAAAAGTTTATCCCTCTCCCAATAATCGTAGCCAACTAGAAGACTTAGAACAAGCAGAAACCTTACCCCGTTATCAAATCAGTCAGAGTAATTTTGATGAAGCAAAACAAAAAACGATTATTGCCTATCAAGAGGAAAAAAGGATTCTTTGGGTGGTTAATACCGTTGACAGATGTAGAGAAATATCAACTCAATTAGGTGAAATTTTGGAGACTGACATATTGACATATCATAGTCGGTTTCGTTTGAAAGATCGAAAAAAACGCCATGAAGAAACTGTTAACGCTTTTAAACAAACGGAAAAAGCTGTTATTGCTGTAACTACCCAAGTCTGTGAAATGTCTTTAGATTTGGATGCCCAAGTGTTAATCACTGAATTAGCACCCATTTCGGCATTAGTACAAAGGTTCGGACGATCGAATCGTCATGGTAAATTTGCCCACTCAGAAATATTGATTTATGAACCATCTCAACCATTACCTTACACTAAAGAGGAATTAGAAATTAGTCGTCAATTTCTCCATGATATTGTTTCTCCTCTTCCTGTCAGTCAGAGATTATTAGCCGATAAGTTGCAAGAATATTCTTTAAGAGAAAGGTTTAGTGATGGTAGTAGTCACTTTATCACGGGCGGTTATTGGGCAACAACGCAACCCTTTAGAGAATCCGATGATTATTCCTTTAGCGGTATTTTAGACAAGGATATAAACGAATACTTGCAACTGATGGAAGATAAAAACCCCGATGCAGAGAGCCTAATTTTACCCATATCCCGTAAATATATCATTGAGGACTTCCATCGACCTGCAAAGTTACCGAAATATTTACAAATTGCATCCCATGAAAACTATTGCGAAAAAAGGGGTTTAGGTTAATGACAGACAAAGAAATTATTGAATTATCCTATCGACTAGCTGAATTACCATCACCGCAACATCGAGCAGGTTTAGCAGGTTTAGTGTTGATGGTGCAAGATATTCAGAAGCAGGAAATTTTACAATATTATCAATCCGCTTTACTCGATTTGGATAGTCTCGATGAATTTGGTGTTACCATCAGATTTAATTTAGAAGGTTTAAAAGCCCTATTTGATTTAACTTTTGGGGCATTTATTGAGGAAAGAAGTACAGAAACTAAAATTAAAAATTTTGATCGAGTAGAGGAAATAGAAGCAAAAGACGATAAGAGTAAAATAAAAATCAAAAAACTTTATTATTACTCAGTGGTGACTCCTCAAGGTGCTTTTTTGCCTTATTTAGATGAATCTGCTGAAGGCAATAACGGTATTTGGATCAAATTATGGCGTGATATGTACTGGGGTATTATCAGAGGTGTTCCTGCTACTCGTAATTCCTTTAATTCTCGTGCTAATAAAGATTATGGGGCTTATAGTAATGATGTTGTAAAACAATGGACACAATTACAAAATCCTGATAAAACCATTGGACAATCAGGGAATTATTATTTAGGTGCAATGGCTTCTAATGCCGAAAATATACCCACTAAAGATAATATTGCCTATCAATTTCTCTTAAATTTTGCTCCTTTTGTTTTCCAAGTTTATCGCCCAACTACTATCAATAAAGATGGAAAAAGAGAGTTTGGCAGTTATGCTCTAGCTATTCCTGACGTAGCTAATTTAGAAAGATTTTGCTTTTCTTTTTCTAAATTATTAAAACAAAGAAATAATGATAAATTAGGTTATTCCCCCAAAGAATCTATTATCGATTTAGCAGAAGAAAGTGCCTTAAATTTCTTTATTTTAGAAGATAGAATAAGTAGAGATATTGGAGAGCAATCTACTAAAAAATCTATTCTTGGAGTTGAGGTTATTCACACAGAAAAAGTAGGTAATAATGTTAAATTTTATGGTTTTAACTACCTTGAACCTATTACTACTCAAACTGATAAATATAAGCAAATAAAAGATAAATATTGGTGTCCTTGGTTTCGGAAACAACGGTTAAAAAATCTCTTAAATTCCATCGTTTATACCGATAGTCAGGAGAGCAAATATGAGGAAAAGCCCCCTTGGTTTGGCTTTGATGACTTACTAAGTAGAGTCCCTCGTAAATGGTTGGAAACTGGTAAAGATTACTTTAGCCATGATGCTCGTATTTTATTTAATGAAGAAATTTTAAATTCACAAGGAGTAACTGAAATGTCAGAAAAAAATACTAAAATTCGTGATTATGCCTCAATCATTTATCAAGTTTGTCAATCATATGTTATGGGTAAATTAGAAAATAAATATGAGTTAAAATGGGATAAAATAAAAGGAAACTCTAAGCTAGAAAAAGATTATAATGATAAAAAAAATAAGATAGTTAATGAGGCTTTTTTAGCTGTAAGATCCCGTACAGAAAAACAAGCTTTTATTGATTATTTTGTTTCTACTCTTTATCCCTTTGTAAAAAAAGAAGAATTTGCTCAATTTGCAGAGGATTTATTTAAAAAAACTGATGAAATTAGAGCTTTAACTTTACTGGCTCTTTCCAGTCAATTTGCCATTAGTAAAGAGGTAAAAAATGATTCAGAGGTTCGTAGTTAAGCCCTTTAGGGCTTGTTAATGAAAGGCTAAAGCCATTACTACTAACTCTTATCCTCTGATACCGTCAGGTGTACAAAAAATAATTGGTTCTTAGAATAAACGGCTAAAGCCATTACTACTAACATTTATCCTCCGATACCATCAGGTGTACAAAAAATAATTGGTTCGTAGAGTAAACGGCTAAAGCCATTACTACTAACTCTTATCCTCCGATACCGTCAGGTGTACAAAAAATTATTTTGAGGTTAATTATGTCTAAAAAACAGTTAAATTTATTCGCTACGGTTTTAACTTATTCAGCCCCTGCTGGTAATTATCGGGGAGAATCAGAGGAAAATCGCACGATTTTACAAAAAATAGTCAAAGATGGACAAAAATACGCTGTTATTAGCCCTGAATCTATGCGTAATGCTATCAGAGAAACTTTGATTACTTTAGATCAACCCCATAATCGTACGAGATTACATGATCAAGATCAACTGGCTGTGGAGTTTAAGGAATATCCTAATCCAGATAAGTATGCTGATGATTTTTTATTCGGTTATATGGTGGCGAAAACTGATGATGTCAAAAAAATGAAACCAATTCCTCCAAAACGGGATAGTGTTTTTCGTTGCAATATGGCAGTAGCTTTAAGCCCTTATAAATATGATGCTATTTTTCATCAATCACCCCTCCATGCTAAAACTAAAAATAATGAAAAAACTTTTTGGAATAATGCAAGTACATCGGCTTTGTTACACAGAGAAGTAACCCATACTGCTTTTCAATATCCCTTTGCTTTATCCAGTCATGATTGTGGAGAAAAACCAGAGTGGGTAAGAGCTTTATTAAGTGCGATCGCACAGTTAAACAATGTTGCAGGGGGTCATGCTAGAGCATACTATGAATTTGCTCCCCGTTCAATGGTTATCCGTTTAACCCCTAAATTAGTGGCAGGATATAACACCTATGGCTTTGATGAGGAAGGTAACTGGTTAGAGTTGCATCGTTTAACTAATCGTCATGATGATAAATGTGATTTACCTGCGGACGAGTTTTGGATTGGAGGAGAAATTATCCGTGAGATGGAAGAATCCCAAGTTAAAAAATTAGCGGATATGGGGGTAAACCTTTTTAATAATTGTGAAACTCTTTTAAATTCTGTTGCTGATACTTTTCTTTAGTTGATTGGTGGGCATTGCCCACCCTACTGTTTTTGTTCAATTAATTACTATTTATTTTTAATGTATTTTTATGATTTTTCTCTATTTTAAAGCCCCTTTTGCCAGTTTTCGTCCATTTCAATCGGGTTCTTACCGTTCTACTACTCCTATTCCTTCTCCTTCCACGGTTTACGGAATTTTACTCAATCTCGCTGGTATTGAATTAAGAGATGATATAAATAAACCTATTTCCAATAACTGTCAAGATTTACCTAGTTTAAAAGTTGCGATCGCCCTTCTTTCGGGAAAATCAGACAAAATAGTTTTATCCCAACAACTCCATAATTATCCTGTCGGTAATTCAGGAAAAGAATTAGCTAAAAAAACCTACGGTAACAAATACTGGATTTCTCCTGTGCGAAGGGAAGTGTTAATCAATCACGAATTTATCGTGGGTATTAAAGGGAATTCGGATATAGAAACAAAGATTATCAAAGGTTTAAATGGTGAGTTAGAAAAATCTCGCTATGGTTTACCTTTTGCTGGAGATAATAACTTTTTGTTTGATTCCATTGAAATAATAGAACAACCGCAACTCGCTAGATGGTTTTTTCCCATTCAAGATCATACAAGAGCTCATCATCAAATTTGTCGTTTAACCACATGGATTGATCGAGAAGATAATACCAAGACAAAAATTAAAGTTTTTGCCCCCACTGATTTTACAACACAACCCCCTGAAAAAGTTTGGATTACTTTGCCTCAATAGGTGGATATTCAAGGGATACTTTACCCAGATAACCCTTGCGGAAATCCTGTAAAATTTGACGAGCTACCCTTTCTTGATCATTTTGATATTTAGTTTGTGCTAGTTTAAAAATAAATTCCTCCCCTGTTAAATCTAAAGGATCTAAACCATAGCGTTCTTTTAATACATATTCTGTACCGAGATTAACTAATAAATCGACAAACTTTTGGGCTACCTCTTGATTTTCATAGGCGGCTTCTCCAATATCCTCACAGATGGCTAATTTAAGCGCATCATCTTGGTTTTCAAGTTTTAAGGGAATAATTCCGGGGGCATCTAATAATTCTATGTCTTTAGAAATTCTGACCCATTGTAGCTGTCTTGTTACTCCTGCCTTTCTGGCACTAGCGACAATTTTACGATTAAGAAGGCGATTAATCAGGGCTGATTTACCAACGTTGGGAAAACCAATCACCACCGCTCGAACTGGGCGGGGTAACATTCCTCTGCTTTGACGTTTTTTGTTGACTTCTACACCACAGCCTTGAGATGCTTTGTTGATGGCTTTGACTCCTTTACCGTCTTTGGCGTTAGTAAAAAAAGGATTTTCTCCTTCATTTTTGAACCATTCCTGCCATTCTTGTTTGAGGGTGTTAGTAATCATGTCCTCTCGATTTAGGATTAAAATGCGAGGTTTATCGCCAATCCAATCTTTAAGTTGGGGATGATGGGAGGCAAGGGGAATACGGGCATCTCGCACTTCGAGGACAACATCAACACGTTTTAATTGTTCTTTGAGTTGTCTTTCTGCTTTACTAATGTGTCCGGGATACCATTGAATTAGTGCCATAACAGATTATTTTTCTGGGCTGAAGTTAATGTAGACCTGCAGTTAATTTTCCTTCAGCGATGTTTATAGTTAACAGGTACGGAAAGGGTGGGATTTGAACCCACGGACTGTTGCCAGTCACTCGATTTCAAGTCGAGCGCGATCGACCACTCTGCCACCTTTCCTGACAATAAGCATTACACATTATAACATAGTTTAGGGGGCAAAAACAATTAAGGATTTAGGACAAAAATAGTTGATAACTTCCATCGGAAAAATGATATTTTAATTAGAGTTCCAAATTTATGATTGTACGGTTAGGAAATATTATCAGATGGTCGAAGTTGCCCCTTCTACGGCGGAGATAGCCGAAGCATTGACAATGCCTGTGGATTTAGAGTTTGAATTGCCCGATCCTGAAGACGAGGAGATTCCTGAGCATGATTTTCAACAAAAGGTTGATGATGTTTGGAAGGTGTGCGATCGCTTTGACTTACAAACCGATATATGGCGTGGTAGAATCTTAAGGGCTGTAAGGGATAGGGAGAAGTTTGGCGGCGAAAATCGGGGTGCAGGTTTCCTCAATTGGCTTAAAAATAGGGAAATTAGTAAAAGCCAAGCCTATGCCCTGATTCAATTGGCAAATAGTGCTGATACTCTTTTGGCAGAGGGAAATTTGGATCCTGATGCCATTCAAAATTTTAGTAAACGGGCTTTTATTGAAACAGCAAAAGCCGAACCTGAAGTACAAAAGTTGGTTAGTGAGGCGGCTCAAAGTGGCGATCGCATTACCCGCCGAGAGGTAAAGCAATTAACCGATGAATATACCGCCATGAATTCGGATTATTTACCCGATAACGTTAAGGAAAAGGCGGTGGATGGTTCTCTCCCCCCCCGTCACCTTGCTCCTCTGGTTAAGGAGATGGAAAAGCTATCGGAGGAACAAATCGACGATATTAAGAAAGAAGTAGAGGCAAATCCTGATATTGATACGGTCAAAAAAATGACCTCCACCGCCAAGAGTTTAGCCAAATACATTGACTCTGCTTCTCAAGTAGAAACCCTCAGAGATTCCCCTGTGGACTTAGAAATGGCGTTGGATGAAGCCATGCGTCTTGACTGTCTCAGCATTACTGCTGACTTGGTTAAACAGGCGACTAATTTGGAGCAAAATGTGGCGAAATTGTACACTCTCTGGAAAAAAGTAGGTAGTATATCCGATCGCCTTTATGTGGAAACAGGATCGAGTAGTCCTAATTTGCGATCGCTCCTTACCTGTTTAGAAAGACTAACCAGCGAAGTAATAGAAGTCAAACTCGATGAAGGAGGAGAAAAACTAATCCGTCTTAGAGTGATGACAGAAGAATAATTAAGCCATAATCATATCCCCGTCAATTACCATGAGTAAATCTCGGGGATGATTAATAATATAGTCAGGTTGATACTGTTGCAGAATTTCGGGGGAATTAAAGCCCCAAGTAACCGCAACTACCCTAATATTACTTTTCTTCGCCGACTCAATATCCCTTGTTTCATCCCCCACATAAAAAGTTTCCGCCATTGGCAACTCATGATTGCGCATCACCCGATTAATCGTACGATGTTTGCCAAAAAGATTATTACTAGAATAAACAAACTGAAAATAATCCTCTAATCCGTTGCGAAAAAGAAACTCCCGCACACTTTCCTCCCAATTAGAAGTAATTACCCCCAAAATATAATCCCTCTCGTATAAAC
The sequence above is a segment of the Cyanobacterium stanieri PCC 7202 genome. Coding sequences within it:
- a CDS encoding hypothetical protein (KEGG: aco:Amico_0126 hypothetical protein~SPTR: Putative uncharacterized protein), whose product is MTDKEIIELSYRLAELPSPQHRAGLAGLVLMVQDIQKQEILQYYQSALLDLDSLDEFGVTIRFNLEGLKALFDLTFGAFIEERSTETKIKNFDRVEEIEAKDDKSKIKIKKLYYYSVVTPQGAFLPYLDESAEGNNGIWIKLWRDMYWGIIRGVPATRNSFNSRANKDYGAYSNDVVKQWTQLQNPDKTIGQSGNYYLGAMASNAENIPTKDNIAYQFLLNFAPFVFQVYRPTTINKDGKREFGSYALAIPDVANLERFCFSFSKLLKQRNNDKLGYSPKESIIDLAEESALNFFILEDRISRDIGEQSTKKSILGVEVIHTEKVGNNVKFYGFNYLEPITTQTDKYKQIKDKYWCPWFRKQRLKNLLNSIVYTDSQESKYEEKPPWFGFDDLLSRVPRKWLETGKDYFSHDARILFNEEILNSQGVTEMSEKNTKIRDYASIIYQVCQSYVMGKLENKYELKWDKIKGNSKLEKDYNDKKNKIVNEAFLAVRSRTEKQAFIDYFVSTLYPFVKKEEFAQFAEDLFKKTDEIRALTLLALSSQFAISKEVKNDSEVRS
- a CDS encoding CRISPR-associated autoregulator, Cst2 family (TIGRFAM: CRISPR-associated autoregulator DevR family; CRISPR-associated protein Cas7/Cst2/DevR, subtype I-B/TNEAP~InterPro IPR010154~KEGG: aco:Amico_0125 hypothetical protein~SPTR: Putative uncharacterized protein;~TIGRFAM: CRISPR-associated autoregulator DevR family) → MSKKQLNLFATVLTYSAPAGNYRGESEENRTILQKIVKDGQKYAVISPESMRNAIRETLITLDQPHNRTRLHDQDQLAVEFKEYPNPDKYADDFLFGYMVAKTDDVKKMKPIPPKRDSVFRCNMAVALSPYKYDAIFHQSPLHAKTKNNEKTFWNNASTSALLHREVTHTAFQYPFALSSHDCGEKPEWVRALLSAIAQLNNVAGGHARAYYEFAPRSMVIRLTPKLVAGYNTYGFDEEGNWLELHRLTNRHDDKCDLPADEFWIGGEIIREMEESQVKKLADMGVNLFNNCETLLNSVADTFL
- a CDS encoding CRISPR-associated protein DevS (PFAM: CRISPR-associated protein (Cas_Cas5)~TIGRFAM: CRISPR-associated protein Cas5, N-terminal domain; CRISPR-associated protein Cas5/DevS, subtype MYXAN~InterPro IPR013422:IPR013415~KEGG: aco:Amico_0124 CRISPR-associated protein DevS~SPTR: CRISPR-associated protein DevS;~TIGRFAM: CRISPR-associated protein DevS; CRISPR-associated protein Cas5), whose protein sequence is MIFLYFKAPFASFRPFQSGSYRSTTPIPSPSTVYGILLNLAGIELRDDINKPISNNCQDLPSLKVAIALLSGKSDKIVLSQQLHNYPVGNSGKELAKKTYGNKYWISPVRREVLINHEFIVGIKGNSDIETKIIKGLNGELEKSRYGLPFAGDNNFLFDSIEIIEQPQLARWFFPIQDHTRAHHQICRLTTWIDREDNTKTKIKVFAPTDFTTQPPEKVWITLPQ
- a CDS encoding Ras superfamily GTP-binding protein YlqF (PFAM: GTPase of unknown function~TIGRFAM: ribosome biogenesis GTP-binding protein YlqF~COGs: COG1161 GTPase~InterPro IPR016478:IPR002917:IPR006073:IPR019991~KEGG: cyc:PCC7424_1586 ribosomal biogenesis GTPase~PFAM: GTP-binding protein HSR1-related~SPTR: GTP-binding protein HSR1-related;~TIGRFAM: ribosome biogenesis GTP-binding protein YlqF), which translates into the protein MALIQWYPGHISKAERQLKEQLKRVDVVLEVRDARIPLASHHPQLKDWIGDKPRILILNREDMITNTLKQEWQEWFKNEGENPFFTNAKDGKGVKAINKASQGCGVEVNKKRQSRGMLPRPVRAVVIGFPNVGKSALINRLLNRKIVASARKAGVTRQLQWVRISKDIELLDAPGIIPLKLENQDDALKLAICEDIGEAAYENQEVAQKFVDLLVNLGTEYVLKERYGLDPLDLTGEEFIFKLAQTKYQNDQERVARQILQDFRKGYLGKVSLEYPPIEAK
- a CDS encoding hypothetical protein (KEGG: cyc:PCC7424_4485 hypothetical protein~SPTR: Putative uncharacterized protein); protein product: MVEVAPSTAEIAEALTMPVDLEFELPDPEDEEIPEHDFQQKVDDVWKVCDRFDLQTDIWRGRILRAVRDREKFGGENRGAGFLNWLKNREISKSQAYALIQLANSADTLLAEGNLDPDAIQNFSKRAFIETAKAEPEVQKLVSEAAQSGDRITRREVKQLTDEYTAMNSDYLPDNVKEKAVDGSLPPRHLAPLVKEMEKLSEEQIDDIKKEVEANPDIDTVKKMTSTAKSLAKYIDSASQVETLRDSPVDLEMALDEAMRLDCLSITADLVKQATNLEQNVAKLYTLWKKVGSISDRLYVETGSSSPNLRSLLTCLERLTSEVIEVKLDEGGEKLIRLRVMTEE
- a CDS encoding HAD-superfamily hydrolase, subfamily IA, variant 1 (PFAM: haloacid dehalogenase-like hydrolase~TIGRFAM: haloacid dehalogenase superfamily, subfamily IA, variant 1 with third motif having Dx(3-4)D or Dx(3-4)E~COGs: COG0546 phosphatase~InterPro IPR005834:IPR006439~KEGG: cyh:Cyan8802_3209 haloacid dehalogenase domain protein hydrolase~PFAM: Haloacid dehalogenase domain protein hydrolase~SPTR: Haloacid dehalogenase domain protein hydrolase;~TIGRFAM: HAD-superfamily hydrolase, subfamily IA, variant 1), with protein sequence MAKKTIIFDFDGTIANTFTTLVKIVNQLALEFNYPLVDELEVVRLSNLSSRDIIQQSPVALHKLPFLMKRIKKELNSKIGHLSTFEGMKDTLESLYERDYILGVITSNWEESVREFLFRNGLEDYFQFVYSSNNLFGKHRTINRVMRNHELPMAETFYVGDETRDIESAKKSNIRVVAVTWGFNSPEILQQYQPDYIINHPRDLLMVIDGDMIMA